The segment ACCCACCCCTCCCCTCCCGAAGGAGCCCCCGTGCCCCGCCGCCCCCGCCGCGCCGCCCGCCTCGCCGCCGTCCTGCCGCTGCTCGCCGCCCCGGCCGTGCTCGCCCCGCCCGCCGCCCACGCCGAGCCGGTGGCGATGGTCTGCACCGGTACCGGGCAGCAGGCGTACCGCCCCGGCATCACCCTCACCACCCGGCCGACCACGGTCACCAACACCTCCGACCTGACCGCCTGCACCGGCGGCCCGGTCGGCTCCGGCCACCACCGGTTCGGGCCGTTCGCGACCACCGCGAGCTGCCTGTACACCCCGCCGACCGGCCCCGACGCCTTCGACCTCAGCTGGGACGACGGCACCACCAGCCACTACGAGGGCAGCTACCTGGTGACCACGGCCGGCGGCCAGCTCGTGGTCACCAGCACCGGCACCGTCACCGCCGGCCGCTTCGCGGGCGCGGCGCTGCGCGAGGTGGTCGCCTACCTCGCCCCCGACCTGCTGCGGTGCGCCACCCCGCAGGGCGTCACCAGCGTCTCCGGGCCGATCACCATCGCCGTCACCGGCTGAGCCGCGGCCGTCCCGCGCGGCGGCCGCGGCCGCCGCCGCTCGGGACGCTCCGCTACGCGACGTCCACGCCGTGGGCGCGGGCCAGACCCGCCAGGCCGTCCGACCAGCCCTGGCCGACCGCCCGGAGCTTCCACCCGTCGGCCGGGTGCCGGTAGACCTCGGCGACCAGCATCGCGGAGACCGCCGGGTCGGCCGGCGGCCGGAACACCCAGCGGCCGTCGCCGGAAGAGAGCTCGACCGCCGGGTCGACCAGGTCCGCGCAGGTGCCGTCGCCGTCCGCGTCCAGGTTGACCGAGACGGCCACCCGCCGGACCGAGTCCGGCAGTCGCCCGGTCCGCACGGTCGCGCTGCGCCCGGCCGGGTCGAGCGTGACGGCGCCGCGCTCCGCGCTCGGCTGGTGGTAGAAGACGAAGTCCTCGTCCCGCCGGACCCTGCCGTCCGCGTCGAGCAGCAGCAGCGTCAGGTCGGCCGCGGCCCCGCCCGCCCGGAACAGCACCCGCAGCTCGCCGTGCGGCAGCACCAGGTTCTGGCCCGGCGTCAACTCGGCCGCCGGGGAGCTGCGTTGAACGGGGATCGCGGGGGCGGCCGCCGGGCCGAGGCGGCCCGGGAGGCCCTGCTCGCGGAGCAGCTCCAGCAGCATCGGCCCGTCGACCAGGGTGAGCGGCTGGCCCTCGGCGTGCTTGCGCGAACCGGGCCCGAAGCCCGCCGTGGTGACCAGGATGCCCCGGTTGGCACCCTGCCGGCGCATCGTCGACTCCAGGTCGCGGACGGCGCTCGGCGGGACGGTCCTGCGGTAGCGCTTGGCCTGGATGACGATCTTCCCGCCGGTGATCGGGTCCGGGTCCTCGGCCAGCACGTCCACGCCCTCGTCGCCGCTGCGCGCGGTGGTGCTGGTGCGCAGGCCCCGGCGGCGGAACAGCTCGGCGATCAGCTCCTCGAACTCCAGCGGGTCCATCTCGAACAGGTCAGGACCCCCGCCGTCCGCCGCCACGGGCTCCGGCGCCGCCACCGGCCCCACCGGCTCGACCGAGGCCGGCACCTCGGCGACCGGCTCGGCCTTCTCCGGCCGGGCCGACAGCCGCCCGCCCAGCGCGCCGACCAGGCAGTCCACCGCGGCGACCCGGTCCAGCGCGAGGCCCGCGAAGACCTCCCGGTCGACCTCGACGGCCAGCAGGCAGCGCTCGGCGTCCCGCCCGGTCGCCGGGTCGGTGGCCACCAGCACGCCGTTCAGGCCGACCGAGCCGAGCAGCCCCTCGCGGTCGGCCCGGAACACCTCCGCCAGCACCCGCAGCGCGCTCTGCGCCAGCACCTCGCGGTACAGCTCCCGGCGCTGCCCGGCCGGCCGGGCCACCTCGTCCTCGCGGTCGTCCGAGCGGACGTACCGGTACCGGCCCACCGCCGGCACCACCTCGTACGGCGGCAGCTCCCAGCGCACCACCAGCCGGCGGGCGGCGGCGTCCCAAGAGGTCTCGCCGTCGGCGGGGAAGCCGTCCGGCCAGTCCTCGCGCCAGTCGACGACCGCCTCGAAGTACTCGGCGACCGCCGCCGCCTCGCCCGCCCGCAGCCGCCCGGCCAGCAGCCCGGCCTGCGCGGACTGCCCGGCCAGCAGCCGGTGCCGCTCGGCCGCCCACGCGTCGTACCGCGCCCGGTGGTCGGCCAGCTGCCGCTGCCGGTGCTGCTCGGCCGCCCAGGCCGCCTGCCAGTCGTGCTCGAACCTCGCCCGGGCCCGCGCCGCCTGCTCCTCCCACTGCCGCCGCGCCCCCGGCTGGTACGCCTGCGGGCCCGCCGGGGGCGGCACCAGGTACCAGTTCTGGTCCGGCATCGGCACCGGCACGCCCAGCGGACCGGGGTCGAACGGCGGCACCACCGGCCGCTCCGGCAGCGCCAGCGAGAACCCCGGGCCGGCCAGCCCGGCCGCCAGCACCCCGCGCAGCTCGGCGACCCGCCCGTCCAGTTCGGCCGTCCGCCGGGCCGCGTCCGACTCCCGCCCCTGCTGGTACGCCCTCAGCGCCTCGCGCTCGCCCCGGGCCGCCGCCCGCTGGGCCTCCCGCCGGGCCCGCTCCTGCTCGCGCTGCGCGGCCGCGGCCGCCCGGCGCTGCTCCTCCGCCCGGCGGTGCTGCTCGCGCTGCGCCTCGGCCAGTACCGACCACACCCCGGAAGACCGCCGCCGTGCCACGCCCGCCCCACCCACGTCCCCAGACCCGTTCGGAAGGTGATCAGTCTCGCACGCCCGCGGGCACGCGCGAGGGCCCTCCCCGGCCGCCCGGGGAGGGCCCTCGTCGGCGCGGCCGGCCGGCGGCCTACTCGGCGGGCTTCAGCGTCAGCGAGATCGAGTTGATGCAGTACCGCTGGTCGGTCGGGGTGCCGTACCCCTCGCCCTCGAAGACGTGCCCGAGGTGCGAGCCGCAGTTCTTGCAGCGCACCTCGACCCGGCGCATGCCGAGGCTGGTGTCCTCCAGGTACTCCACCGAGTCGCCGGCCAGCGGCGCGTAGTACGACGGCCAGCCGCAGTGCGAGTCGAACTTCGTCTCGCTGCTGAACAGCTCGGCGCCGCACGCCCGGCAGGCGTAGACGCCGACCGTCTTGGTGTCGGTGTACTCGCCGACGAACGGCCGCTCGGTGCCGGCCTCGCGGAGCACGTGGTACTCCTCCGGGGACAGCTGGGCGCGCCACTCGGCGTCGGACTTCTGGACCTCGTAGCTCACGGCAGTCTCCAGCTCGGGACGGGGACGGACGGACACGTCAGACAGCAGGTGCAACGTCCGCCAGGGCGGCCAGAATTTCCGGCCCCAGGTTGGTGACGTCGCCCGCGCCCATGGTCAGCACCAGGTCGCCGGGCGCGGCCAGCGCGGCCA is part of the Kitasatospora setae KM-6054 genome and harbors:
- the msrB gene encoding peptide-methionine (R)-S-oxide reductase MsrB, translated to MSYEVQKSDAEWRAQLSPEEYHVLREAGTERPFVGEYTDTKTVGVYACRACGAELFSSETKFDSHCGWPSYYAPLAGDSVEYLEDTSLGMRRVEVRCKNCGSHLGHVFEGEGYGTPTDQRYCINSISLTLKPAE
- a CDS encoding restriction endonuclease produces the protein MWSVLAEAQREQHRRAEEQRRAAAAAQREQERARREAQRAAARGEREALRAYQQGRESDAARRTAELDGRVAELRGVLAAGLAGPGFSLALPERPVVPPFDPGPLGVPVPMPDQNWYLVPPPAGPQAYQPGARRQWEEQAARARARFEHDWQAAWAAEQHRQRQLADHRARYDAWAAERHRLLAGQSAQAGLLAGRLRAGEAAAVAEYFEAVVDWREDWPDGFPADGETSWDAAARRLVVRWELPPYEVVPAVGRYRYVRSDDREDEVARPAGQRRELYREVLAQSALRVLAEVFRADREGLLGSVGLNGVLVATDPATGRDAERCLLAVEVDREVFAGLALDRVAAVDCLVGALGGRLSARPEKAEPVAEVPASVEPVGPVAAPEPVAADGGGPDLFEMDPLEFEELIAELFRRRGLRTSTTARSGDEGVDVLAEDPDPITGGKIVIQAKRYRRTVPPSAVRDLESTMRRQGANRGILVTTAGFGPGSRKHAEGQPLTLVDGPMLLELLREQGLPGRLGPAAAPAIPVQRSSPAAELTPGQNLVLPHGELRVLFRAGGAAADLTLLLLDADGRVRRDEDFVFYHQPSAERGAVTLDPAGRSATVRTGRLPDSVRRVAVSVNLDADGDGTCADLVDPAVELSSGDGRWVFRPPADPAVSAMLVAEVYRHPADGWKLRAVGQGWSDGLAGLARAHGVDVA